A single genomic interval of Daucus carota subsp. sativus chromosome 1, DH1 v3.0, whole genome shotgun sequence harbors:
- the LOC108214455 gene encoding F-box/kelch-repeat protein At3g23880-like — protein sequence MALSLQRYTWAHETDPFTQFMKQRIEKEKERSMLIALEKIDYLPENLIIEILSRLPVKDLLQFKSVCKLWCEIISSPNFVSKHLNNYYKTNDEWRGCLLVQSYVSQAEIVLYELFLDETPRVLASEVLYDMPMYCSYVSGPCDGLYYVYHYDRSGRALWNPAINEFKTLPEIICKPDFPAEFIYATNEVFGFGFDHVTGDYKVVVMKGYWNANADIHLKHPVSVLVYSLKTDSWRYCGDLAQAYSLKQNKCYIYVNGCCYWLGSLEYGSEVIISFDMANDSFKEIDVPDYAQPSSKCLAVYDDSLVFLSLHDNENNLDIWTWSEGCWTKKFTYGPLPGVWCPVGHWKGKWLLLQFNHGLVLFDPETLETQDLRFQTENLCEGVFAYMESLVSIKDIQERGTTAA from the exons ATGGCTCTCTCCTTGCAACGCTACACTTGGGCACATGAGACCGACCCTTTCACTCAATTCATGAAACAAAG aATTGAGAAGGAAAAAGAGAGATCCATGTTAATTGCATTAGAGAAGATTGATTATTTGCCTGAAAATCTGATTATTGAGATTTTGTCAAGGCTGCCGGTAAAAGATCTGTTGCAGTTTAAGAGTGTGTGCAAATTATGGTGTGAGATTATTTCGAGCCCGAATTTTGTATCAAAACATCTGAATAATTACTATAAAACAAATGACGAGTGGCGCGGTTGTCTCCTTGTTCAATCTTATGTTTCACAAGCTGAAATTGTATTGTATGAGTTGTTTTTAGATGAAACTCCTCGAGTATTAGCTTCTGAAGTGTTGTATGATATGCCGATGTATTGCTCTTATGTTTCTGGTCCCTGTGATGGATTGTATTATGTGTATCATTACGATAGAAGTGGTCGTGCTTTGTGGAATCCGGCTATTAATGAGTTCAAAACTTTGCCTGAGATAATTTGTAAGCCTGATTTTCCGGCTGAGTTCATATATGCTACGAATGAAGTTTTTGGTTTCGGGTTTGATCATGTTACAGGCGATTATAAGGTGGTTGTTATGAAAGGTTATTGGAATGCTAATGCTGATATTCATCTCAAGCATCCTGTGTCAGTCCTTGTGTACTCATTAAAGACTGATTCGTGGAGGTATTGTGGAGATCTGGCTCAAGCTTATAGCTTGAAACAGAACAAGTGTTACATATATGTCAATGGATGTTGTTATTGGCTCGGATCACTAGAATATGGCTCTGAAGTGATCATTTCTTTTGATATGGCTAATGATTCATTCAAAGAGATTGATGTTCCGGACTATGCACAGCCAAGTTCTAAGTGTCTTGCGGTATATGATGATTCTCTTGTGTTTCTGTCTCTCCATGATAATGAAAATAATCTTGATATTTGGACCTGGAGCGAGGGGTGTTGGACTAAGAAATTTACTTATGGACCGCTTCCTGGTGTTTGGTGTCCTGTCGGTCACTGGAAGGGTAAATGGCTCTTACTACAATTTAATCATGGACTAGTCTTATTCGATCCCGAGACTCTTGAAACACAGGATCTTAGGTTTCAGACGGAAAATTTGTGTGAAGGAGTGTTTGCATACATGGAAAGTCTGGTTTCTATCAAAGATATACAAGAACGAGGCACGACAGCAGCATGA
- the LOC108204337 gene encoding stromal 70 kDa heat shock-related protein, chloroplastic, translated as MAHTASQTHGLRPTGPIHRPSKTIFFGRGLNSHSLTFLNPRPSFPKLETPRYRNRKPFTVFAEKVVGIDLGTTNSAVGAMEGGKPVIVTNVEGQRTTPSVVAYTKNGDRLVGQIAKRQAVVNPENTFFSVKRFIGRKMSEVNAESKQVSYNVVRDENGNVKLDCPAIGKQFAAEEISAQVLRKLVDDASKFLNDKVTKAVVTVPAYFNDSQRTATKDAGRIAGLEVLRIINEPTAASLAYGFERKNNETILVFDLGGGTFDVSVLEVGDGVFEVLSTSGDTQLGGDDFDKRVVDWLASSFKNDEGIDLLKDKQALQRLTETAEKAKMELSSLTQANISLPFITATADGPKHIETTLTRAKFEELCSDLLDRLKTPVQNSLRDAKLSFSDIDEVILVGGSTRIPAVQGVVKSLTGKEPNVTVNPDEVVALGAAVQAGVLAGDVSDIVLLDVTPLSIGLETLGGVMTKIIPRNTTLPTSKSEVFSTAAEGQTSVEINVLQGEREFVRDNKSLGSFRLDGIPPAPRGVPQIEVKFDIDANGILSVTALDKGSGKKQDITITGASTLPTDEVERMVSEAERFSKEDKEKRDAIDTKNQADSVVYQTEKQLKELGDKVPAPVKEKVEAKLGELKEAIAGGSTQPIKDAMTALNQEVMQLGQSLYNQPGAAPGAGPTPNGADGSSESTGNNGPEGDVIDADFTDSK; from the exons ATGGCACACACAGCTTCCCAAACCCACGGCCTGAGACCCACCGGCCCAATCCACCGCCCCTCCAAAACCATCTTCTTCGGCCGAGGCCTCAACTCCCACTCCCTCACTTTCCTAAACCCCAGGCCCTCTTTCCCCAAATTGGAAACCCCGCGCTACAGAAACCGAAAGCCGTTCACGGTTTTTGCGGAGAAGGTGGTTGGGATTGACCTAGGCACAACGAACTCTGCGGTGGGGGCCATGGAGGGGGGCAAGCCGGTAATTGTGACGAATGTGGAGGGGCAGAGGACGACGCCGTCTGTGGTGGCGTATACGAAGAATGGGGATAGACTGGTGGGCCAGATTGCCAAGAGGCAGGCGGTGGTGAACCCCGAAAACACGTTTTTTTCGGTGAAGAGGTTTATTGGGAGGAAGATGTCTGAGGTCAATGCCGAGTCCAAGCAAGTTAGTTATAATGTGGTTAGGGATGAGAATGGGAATGTTAAGCTCGATTGTCCCGCTATTGGGAAGCAGTTTGCTGCTGAGGAGATTTCTGCTCAG GTTTTAAGAAAGCTTGTGGATGATGCGTCTAAGTTCTTAAATGATAAGGTCACTAAAGCTGTTGTCACAGTTCCTGCTTACTTTAATGATTCCCAAAGGACAGCAACGAAGGATGCTGGTCGCATTGCTGGCCTTGAAGTTCTTCGAATTATCAATGAACCTACTGCAGCCTCTTTAGCATATGGTTTTGAGAGGAAGAACAACGAGACTATTCTTGTTTTTGACCTCGGAGGAGGCACCTTTGATGTCTCAG TCCTTGAAGTTGGTGATGGAGTGTTTGAAGTGCTTTCTACATCTGGAGATACACAGTTAGGTGGGGATGACTTTGATAAg AGAGTTGTAGATTGGCTGGCTTCATCCTTTAAGAATGATGAGGGCATTGATCTCTTGAAGGACAAACAAGCCCTTCAGCGTCTGACTGAGACAGCAGAGAAAGCAAAGATGGAGCTTTCATCTCTGACTCAGGCCAATATTAG TTTGCCCTTTATCACAGCCACAGCAGACGGTCCTAAACACATAGAGACTACCCTTACACGGGCGAAATTTGAAGAATTATGCTCAGATCTACTTGACAG GCTTAAAACACCTGTTCAAAATTCTCTGAGAGATGCAAAGCTCTCTTTTAGTGATATTGATGAAGTGATTCTTGTTGGGGGGTCAACTCGTATTCCAGCTGTTCAGGGAGTTGTAAAATCTTTGACAGGAAAGGAACCTAATGTCACTGTCAATCCCGATGAAGTTGTTGCACTTGGAGCTGCTGTTCAG GCTGGTGTTTTGGCTGGAGATGTTAGTGATATTGTTCTTTTGGATGTAACGCCTCTATCCATTGGGTTAGAAACTCTTGGCGGTGTTATGACAAAGATTATTCCCCGGAACACAACTTTACCCACTTCAAAATCTGAGGTATTTTCAACGGCTGCTGAAGGACAGACGAGCGTGGAGATTAATGTTCTTCAAGGCGAGAGGGAGTTTGTTAGGGACAACAAGTCTCTTGGCAGCTTCCGGCTAGATGGAATCCCTCCTGCTCCACGTGGGGTTCCTCAGATCGAAGTAAAGTTTGATATTGATGCAAATGGTATCCTTTCTGTCACTGCTCTTGACAAGGGTTCTGGCAAGAAGCAAGATATTACTATAACTGGTGCTAGCACCTTGCCTACTGATGAG GTAGAGAGAATGGTTTCAGAAGCGGAGCGGTTTTCAAAGGAAGACAAGGAAAAGAGAGATGCTATCGATACAAAGAATCAGGCTGATTCTGTAGTTTACCAGACCGAGAAGCAGTTGAAGGAACTGGGAGACAAGGTTCCTGCACCTGTGAAGGAGAAGGTTGAGGCAAAACTTGGGGAGCTAAAAGAAGCCATAGCTGGAGGTTCAACCCAACCAATAAAGGATGCCATGACTGCACTGAATCAGGAAGTCATGCAACTTGGCCAGTCACTATACAACCAGCCAGGTGCAGCACCTGGTGCTGGTCCAACACCTAATGGCGCAGATGGTTCATCAGAATCGACAGGAAACAATGGTCCTGAAGGAGATGTTATCGATGCAGATTTTACAGATAGCAAGTAA
- the LOC108204338 gene encoding uncharacterized protein LOC108204338 — protein sequence MNNFTRSSERIMPMNGIRAEEKLTKIAGESGPASPKHKVKFLCSYGGKILPRPFDNHLKYVGGETRVISISHDSSFSELMKKLASLVEGDMILKYQLLPEEFDILVSVKSDEDIRHMFEECERHSTGGTPRLRAFLFPANPTIIENRSMEPQALEQRYIDAINGIVRAPTPVKPVPLITNFSSFSIASPCSSPRSPDSYTTETIRPMPVPSGRPLMTRVHSSPSISNMSTLSQNLVNPRQPTQNQHHHHYKPTAMAPQFSHPHLHHQQYNQTSYLQPTKPPVDAPRSGQVPERFSKVRSMGRAETSRYHMDNVQNHYYSTIRQHRGNMNSSKYIYDDYVGGYGEGRTDTLSISPHSRSPSQGLLGTKTWDSAL from the exons ATGAACAATTTTACGCGGTCATCGGAGAGAATTATGCCTATGAATGGTATTCGTGCTGAGGAGAAATTGACAAAGATAGCAGGGGAATCAGGGCCTGCATCTCCAAAGCATAAGGTGAAGTTTTTGTGCAGCTATGGTGGCAAGATTCTGCCTAGACCTTTCGATAACCACCTCAAATATGTCGGTGGCGAGACTCGTGTCATCTCTATTTCGCATGACAGTAGCTTTTCCG AACTTATGAAGAAGCTTGCCAGCTTAGTCGAAGGTGACATGATTCTCAAGTACCAACTCCTCCCTGAAGAATTTGATATCCTGGTTTCTGTGAAATCTGATGAAGATATTCGCCACatgtttgaagaatgtgagCGCCATTCTACTGGTGGAACGCCAAGGCTCCGAGCATTCTTGTTCCCTGCCAATCCAACCATCATTGAAAATCGCAGCATGGAGCCACAAGCACTGGAGCAACGCTACATTGATGCAATAAATGGCATCGTCCGTGCACCAACACCTGTAAAGCCTGTGCCACTGATAACAAACTTCTCATCATTCAGCATCGCCTCTCCTTGCTCTTCCCCGAGGTCACCTGACAGTTACACAACTGAAACTATCCGGCCAATGCCAGTGCCAAGTGGTAGGCCGCTAATGACTAGAGTCCATAGTTCTCCCAGCATTAGCAACATGTCCACTCTTAGCCAAAATCTAGTTAATCCTCGACAACCTACCCAAAACCAGCACCACCATCACTATAAGCCCACGGCAATGGCACCACAATTTTCACACCCGCATCTCCACCACCAGCAGTACAACCAGACAAGTTATTTGCAACCAACAAAACCTCCTGTAGATGCTCCACGAAGCGGTCAAGTCCCAGAAAGGTTCAGTAAAGTGAGATCAATGGGAAGAGCAGAAACATCAAGGTACCATATGGATAACGTGCAAAACCACTACTACTCTACGATCAGACAACATAGAGGAAATATGAATAGCAGCAAATACATATACGACGATTATGTTGGTGGTTACGGGGAAGGTAGAACTGATACTCTTTCTATAAGTCCACATTCAAGAAGCCCTAGCCAAGGCTTGCTTGGAACGAAGACATGGGATAGTGCTCTGTAA